The sequence GTATAGTTGACAGAGAACCCaccatttatgtttttgtgatttcacTGAAGAGCGAAATGACAATTTTTCAACAAGTGAAAGTTTCATATATGATGACAGAACTGTGAGAATGTCAAGAGTCTTGACAGGTGTTTCTAACATTTGGAATCTTTGTTTGCACCTCCCAAGTTGATGCAAGTCTTGATGTGGAGCTGCTACAAAAGCACATTAACACCACTGCATTGACTCTGATGGGCACGTTCAACGGCAAACACAGGGACAAcaggtatgtgtgtttgtttgcatgggGTAAATGGAGTGCTTATAGtgtcatgtgtgagtgtgtaggtgtgtatactgtatgagtttgtgtgtttgcttgcagagctcagtgtgtgtgtgtgtgtgtgtgtctttttttaaagGGGAATAAGTGTAATCTCAAAGGAGCAGTGGTGTGGAACCCTTTCAGGTAgggacaaaagacagaaagactgagagCAAGCACGACAAAATGACTGTGTCACTCAACAGACCCTGACATGAAAAAGGTGtagtttctttgtgtgtgtgtgagacaattATGAATATATTCTGTGCTATTAATGAGTGctattgcatttttatattaacttATTTACGTGTGAGTCAGCATGCATGTGAGTTACTCGCACTTAAAAAGAGCCCCAATTAATATTAGGATCAGACTTACTGTCCTTCATGGGAACAAAGGTGGGTGTGAGAtaccgagtgtgtgtgtgtcttaatgaaaacaaagctaAGCTGCTGACTGTGGCACATTTCTGCTTCGCTGCACAAGTAGAATTTCCAATTAGAGAGAGCTGCCCTGGTACAGTTTATCAAAGACCTGCAGCACCTATGCACCTCCGTGTAGTGCTGCAACATGCACAAACTCCCCCAGTATGAGGAGCCCTCTCATGCCAgccaagcacacacatgcactgctaAATAGAGATAGATTTGCTGTCAAGCACAAATATTTAAGGAACACGAGAGGCCTCAGGTAGAAAGACAGAGTGCAGAGCAAAGACATAGAGGTAAAGGTGAGAGAGGTGGGGTCAAAAGCATTCAGCTGTGTTGAAGCTTCAATGCTTCTGTACATGaatcacacacatatgcaatgtgtgtgtgtattaagcATTTATGTGCCAACACTTTATATCTGCTcttaaggggaaaaaaaaaaaatctattaccTCAGTGACTCCAGGTTGTTGGCACTGACTTCACAGTAAAGAACTGCCTTGAACTGCTGGTCCTGTGTCACCTTAAATCTGTCACTGACTCAATTTTAGACCCACTAGAGGGCAAATTGCTCCTCTGATGATGCAACAACTTAGTCAGGCTACGATGTGTTGTTGCATCACAATATGAGCAGGAGCtggcttcatttttcatgaTGATCTTTTATATTTACAGGAAATGTATTTCTTCCATTTGaagttcaacttttttttttttcatgaccaaaTTCATCAGAAtgaatcttatttttttcccatttctgtGTTCACTTCAGGGGAGTTAAGTGCATAGCCCTCCAGACGACATAAATGTCTTTGTAGTACTTTATGGAACTTGACACAGACTAGATCTCAACTTCAGGTGCATATGAAGCAATTTATCGGCATATTTTCACTGACTGTGACCTGCGCTATATCTGATCATAGGCACCCATCTGGCTCCCTCACAGTTCTTATAAGCCTGACCAGTAATTTCCTTCAAATTACAGACCTGTAGACTCTGTCCACCTAAATGCTGCACCACTGAGTTTTCTGTATAGACTAATAAAAGAGAATGAACCTCCTGTTGTGTGGGTTTCTCTCTCAACTCCCCTCCATCAAACCAGCTACAAACTACTGCATCAGTCTATAGTGAAATACTATATACACAGTAGAGTTGTTCAGGATGACAATCTGCTGCACAATAAAATATCATGAGCATAACACCATCAACTTAACTAACTTAACATGTCACTGCCAGTCGTCTGGCCCCATTGTGAAAGACACAGTATAATATGTAAAATAAGTTTTTTTCCCATGTCATACAATCTGAAAAGTAAATATTTCTGTTAATGGTCTCATTATATATTaaacaaaaatcataaaatcacTGTACAAAACCTTAGCATTTATAAAGTGCCTGTTGAAAGAGAAAGATTAAAAACcgcaaatgttatttttattgctacacaattttctaaaataaaatattttgtatctCTAGAAACTTTGGGAACtttgggacatttttttttgcaatattttctATATTAATGTACTCATGTATATGTATGTCAATGTGCACTCAACCACCAACTCTCAAGATGATAGACAGCTTTTCTGACACATCTGCTTGGTGTCATCTCATCTCAACCTATTTATGCTTTGACGGTGTCCAACGAACAGTAAATATTGTCTATGCTCGTCATATCCGCTCGTGGTTTTTCTGTATTGTAAAACTGTGTATGTGAGTGATCATTATCATGCAGTATGTTTGAGTTTATTGTTGCGCCATCCTGAAGGActataaaacattaatatttgaATTTAGGATGATGTGCATATGCTAGTTGGACAGGTTCATGTATGGCTTGTAAAATCTTGTAAAATGGAGAACTTACCTTTATTATGTCTACTTGCCAAATGATAGGCCCTGGATCtataatgtatgtgtgtctgagtgtagATGCTGTCCAGGTCCTGTCTCCAGGTGTTCGGGCTCAGGGATCTGAAAAGCTGctctacagtgtcaaaagcagctATGGTCCGGTCCAAATCGTCCAATGAGAAAGGAACCTCTGTGACTTCTGCTGGCATCTGTCCACCGCTGTCCTGCgaaaaacaaaggtgaaaagataaagacaaaaaaatatttattctattatcGTTTTAAGTTCATGCAATTGGCAGAAGTAACCATGTTGCAAAACCTTCTGGGAAATCTTGgagtcactttgttttttttcccaccatcATTATGGAGCAGaaaacaatgattttttttttctcagtgtctgGTAGCAGATTGGGTGACTATTCATTGCACACAATGTAGAAGCAATAGCTATATGCAGAGATAAGACAGGCTCTTCTACAGCTGAGGAAACATTGCTGAACTGAACTAGATGAAAACCTTGACAGGTTCCTGGTTCCTTACAAACTGCATATTTTATTGCTCAGCTTTTTTGTTATGTGCTATGATGGGGCAGTCAGCACTGTTACTTTCCAAACATTGAAAAGATAGCCAAGGATTTACGGGAAGATTTGGaacagacaacaaaaagcaCTGCCACAAAGAAACAAGGAACAATGAACTTTAAAGGCCAAAGTCACTGCTGGTCATATTGACTTAAATTCCGACAGAGCGTTTagtgaaatggaaaacagatttttaaggAGACGTCTTGACCTGATGTCAGTCATTGTTTTCCTCCACAGTGTAGCTCTTTTCTGGTATTTCACTAACAGTATATTAttgatatatatttatgtattgaGGAGCGTGATGTACTGTGATTACATAATATAATACTCTTCATGGACTCCCCGTACGCTAAGTTACGAAGTAGGCTTTAACCTAGCTGGGTGTGGGACTGAGTGTGACTCTGCTACAGAAATCAATACATGTTGGAAAAACCGAACTTTATGTTTTCAGATGCCTAAAAATACTTTGATGTTTTCTCTAAACCTGATATCAGAGCAAAGTCAGCAACATAACAACTCAGTAAATAATGATTCCCCACTTAAATAAACTGTTAGCGCCATATTTTCTTTCAATACTACTTTGAATACCACCATATGCAAGTCAAAAAGGGAGTCGCTTTTAAAAAACTTAGTGTTATATAAGACATTTTTTGAACACATGATTTCCTTTTACATGTTGTTAGTTTTCCACTACAGTGAATACTGTCTGCAACAACTGTGACAAAAGTAGCAACATATATCACAGACGATTCTTACAAGGCCCATTAACTCTGCTGCAGTTTATCCAGCGAGAAGGCAATTGCAATAAAATCCTAATAGCATGTAGAGCTTTTAAGCCTGTGACTTTAGCTGCTGTAATCATCACTGGCTTCCATTCGGGTCAAAGGACAAGGGTAGGTGATGAGAAGATTGCAGGAGCTTATGGAGGGAGACTTAGATTCATTAAAGCGAACATGTAAACTAAAACATACCTGTGGGGCTTAATGTTTGCTAACATTTAGTGTAAGAGCTTCAATGCACTGACTTAATGAATATAAATTAAAAGTACTAATTTCAGTGTCACTCTGCCATGCTATGAAAATGTGAGTCCCGCTCATGTGAATACTAGACTAACTGCCTTGTGCTTGTTCGCAAGAGTGGAACAGGTGGACATACAGACAggcggatggatggatggacaacaCCAAAATATATTGCCCCTTTCCGTGGCTATCCCTGACACGCGGGCATAAAAATATGGCATGACAGCTCTACTGAACATCTGAAGTGAAAAGCTCCATTAGATTATTTTTCTGATACAATTAGTTTCAGATTATAAATCTTAGATtataaattgtttaaaatgcttttttttttcccatttagaGTTAAAATTTACATATCAGTGAGGGGCTCATCTTTCTAATGAATCTATCACACTTTACATTTGCTCAGTAGTGTGAAACAGTCACAGACATGAACTTAATTTAAAACGATCACAAATCACCGGGAAAACCCACGAAGCAGATAGTGATTCAGAGCACCATTTGAATATAAAGTGGAAGAAGCGCCAACAAATCATAGCTCTACATGCCATCTCTACCGGCAGtgacatacatgcacacacagaaacatacaccCACACGCATAAAGCCATTATCATTCCATGCAGAAAACATCCATGCAGCCCTACATACACTGATTATCATAGTCACATATCACACTGAACTCCACTGctcgcacacacagacacacacacaaactgcacccATGCACTTCTAAAAACATTAGTCTAAGTAAACATGCCATTTCACATCTCAAGCTTCATGTataataaatacagtacatCCATACATGGATGTattctgtgtgtgggtgtgtcatAGCCTATGCAAATAGTCCATATGTTGTATTTATTAGTGTAGTCATAGTCTCCAGTGTGCCAAAGAAGATACTTGATTGGGGTGATGAGGTTGGAGGGCAGTGTTAAAATATCAATACACAGATGTTCCATCTgcaaaaaagttatttaaacATAGAACACCAGTTTGTAGTAAAAAAACTCCAAAATATATATTATTGAGGAGATCCAGCATGGCCATGTAGTTTTAATTCTTGTAAGTTTATaaggtgtgcgtgtgtatgaCTCACCGACATGGGCATAGTGACAGCCTCCCAGTTGGTGTTAGATGCAGGCAGAGAAGAGTCATACTGCAGGGAGGGACGGCAGAAATAACCAGAAATCAGAAACTGAGCAACAGCACAGACAAAGGGTAATAAACTATactgaagagaaacaaagaaggaTGATAATTCAATTGGAttaagtgaaaaatattttgtgtttcttgtgaaGTTGGTCTAGTGGCTTAGAAAGGCACAGTCAAGAAGAATTTCAGTAAATGATGATATCTTGAATATGAATATTCAAGACTATCAAGTAAATAAAGCTGACGCAAATTTTTCCAAAAGCAGCTAAATATGATTTTGATAAGACTATAGAACTCCACATGTAAAGGATTAGGAAACTATCAACATCTCCCTTacatttgaaacttttcaataGTCACGTTTGCAAGCAGCTTATAAGAAATGGGGTGGAGCATCACATGTAATCTTAGATTATCCTGATGGACTGTCAGCATGTCAGGAAGATCAAGTCGGTCACAGCATgcttttgtgcgtgtgtttgtttgtgtgtgagaaagaaatcAGAATCTGATCAAAGCACGTTTAGGtgctaaacactgcagactgactttttttgtctatctctctctctctgcctgtctgtctctctctgtctctgtctctctctctctctctctcacgcacacacacacacacagtctctggcATCATTCGCCATTGAATCCCTCTCCTTGAAGGGTCTTAAATGCCATCTCCGGTCAATATGGAACAGTTAATCTGTCTCCACCACACTTCAAAGACACAGTGCCCTCACTTtgtctcggtgtgtgtgtgtgtgtgtaagtaagtGTGTCTGCTAATGTAATAAAGTTGACATCAAAGCCTGTCAGTGTGCAAAGGTTTTTGTTTAACAGATTCTTGCATGTGGCCTTTGAATGTACTCATGCACATAAACGCACACCCAAACCAGCTGTGAATGAGGTCAGAGGGTTTCctgtaagcgtgtgtgtgtgtgtgtgtgtgcgcatgcgcATGCAAGTAAATGCATGTTTACAGATTCCTAGTCTTATTTCCTTTTAAGGTTAAATGCTTCATTTCATGCACATCTGGGCTACTTAATAGGGCTGGGGAAAAGGTGAGGAGACAGGGATCAGAACATGCAGAGGGAAGACTGAAACCCTCTGTGCACACTGTAGTCCGATGCCATCtatcaaactttttttttctgtaatactTCATGACTTCTTGTATACTCACTTGTATAAATTTTGTATAAGTCCTTAGGACACAAAAGgaccctttttttgtttgtcaagtTGCTAAAATAAACTCATTTGGATATACTTTCTTGTATGATTTATGAGGCAATATTTGTTATAGAAGCTAAAAGTAATATTTCAGGCAGTTGCGCCTCATTCACCCACGGTGAGGGAACACATTCTTATTTACAGTAGCAGTCTAGTGGAGGAGACACCAGGGACGTGCCCTTTTCAACCTCCATTTTGTACAGCCGGACACTGAAGCAGCTGAGGATTAAGTGTGTGGTAGATCGTGAGGAAGGCAAGTGTATTTCCCTGTCGACTTTTACTCCGCATGACCAGTTATCTCGCTTACAGCCAGAGGACATTTAGGCCAGTAGATAAATCACACCAACCACATTTATGCTGTCTCATCTCTGTCTGAGTCTGAGCTAATTTTCAAGTTGAAGACAGAAAATGCTCCGTTTCAAGTCAGAAAGGCTTTCCTTGTTGATCTTGTGTGATAACTGCCTGCAGTGTATTTAACTACATGTATTTTTGatgcttgacatttttgtcttaGTCACTGGCATAAAAACAGTAGTAAATTGCAAGTAATCAAAATTACtcagattttcttttacattgATACCTACATTTGGGATGGGTCATTAAATTAgtagaaaatattttactgtagttccagcagcagcaataatacagGTTTGCCTGGTGCATAGGAGGACTTAGGAGATCAGACAAAGACATTTGTGCCATCAAGATGATCTATAACATGATATATTTCAGTaagagtaaaaacaaatgtttttgaaagCATTTGTTTGGTGCAGTTTTGTCTGCAAGTCCAGTCCGTATGGGAAATGCACATGTAGGATGACTCAGAACTGGATTCTGGGAACTCACTTGGATCATGTTCCTTGATCAATAGTCTTTTCCCACTGCAATTGGCTTAGCAACATTTCCCAGGAACACCAATCCAAAATACATCACTGTTACTCATATGATCTCAGACAGCAAAATTAGTGTTGACTTAACTGTTGATTGAGTTGAATAATCGCAGCAAAACTGCCCTCTTGGATATCTCTAAATCAGGATAGAGTGCACACTTAGGAACATAATAATTTTCATCTTATACGAATCTGCATACGGATGGTTTACCTTTTTTGTCCCTGCACCTCAGACAACCTTTGTTCACCACtgaaaatcagtcagtcaagCAGAGATGCAAAGGTTTTAAAGTCTCACAATGATAGTGCTGCTTCTgttcacagtaaataaaataaggttGATTTGTGCACTCATACAGCTTCTCTTTGCGCCAACCAAATAGCTCCTAAAATGTTTATCTTATGCAATAAAAAGTACTCATTACTTCATTCTAAGCATTGCACTGCAGATGACAAATCACACCGTCTGAAAACATGATttggaaaggaagaaaaacgaTTTTGGGTAAAACAGTGACATGACTAATGAGTAAGGCCTCTTTGAATACAGCGTTGCCTGTACATACagggctttcttttctttggaaGGGGTAGCAGTTGTATTCTTATATCACACATGAAGGTCGATTTAAATCCTGCTGTGAAAACctgcacttttgttttcttaaagaAAACCTCGTCCCAGAAGTAGTTGACCCATTTAGACCCCATTTACCCTTGATATCTCAAGTGTCTCATCTATGAATCAAACCAAGCTgaattttaatgtgcttttgtttggtagCCAGATGATATACTGCATGCATCTCCCCTGGCCAGATCACAAATCTGATTGCAATCTGTCTTGGTTTCCCCAAGCCACATGCAAATTTGCATAAGCCTCATTTCAAGTAGTGGTAATGTTCCTGAAGCTGTCTGAACTTGGCTAAAAGAGTAAATGGGCACTAAGGCAGTTAAGAGTTTAGCAGAAACTTACTGTAACAATGTGCTGAACACAACCTTGAATCACTCAAACTGATGGCCAACAAGTGAGACTTGTTCACTTGTCTTTACAGCTGTCACTGGCGCTCCCTTGTCCGTACAGATCTGTGCTCTCACATTCACAGCATTCAGTGGATGAGCAATGATGTCACTGTAATTTCAGGATAACTGTATGACCGATGTATTTAAACCCTTTCACCATCTGGGTAGAATGCAACTCAAACTCTCTACCTTGGTGGTTTGAATATCTAGATTCCAATTTATTTGTAATGCCTCTTGAATAAATGTATACTTAGCTTTTTTGACATCAAATAGCTATCATTTGGCAATAGGACGAGAACCTAATCAAACCTGATAAGACTATAAATACAACTTGGGCCTGTCTCAAGTTTGGTCGTGCGTCAGATTTTGGTTCCCAAAATCCTAGAGGATCTGTGAAGAGCTCTAATGATGTATTGGAGAAAGTATGACAGAAACACCTACACACAGAATAGAAACATGGCAGAGGTTCAGTGTGGAaaacgtgttttgttttggtcttttttcgCTCTTTTCCCCGTATGCTTCTGTCTGACTCCACcttacattttctctctttcacactgatgctgttttatttcCCCTTATGGTTTTCCTTTTATCTAGTCAACCTCAGTCCATTCCATATCTCACTACCTCACAATGCTTAACTCTCACTTTacctctctcagcctctctcaGGCTTTGGGTTGTTTTAGTCATTAGCTGACATGCTGATACCATCGCAGACACCTGTTCTCGCCTTCCAATGCTGCGtctcctcattctctctctgcctcctttcctctctatgcctcctctcctccctcttaTCTGTTCGACAGGTCTGGAGAGAACAAATTAGACTTACTAAAttaagccacacacacacaaggctccAGTCTAGCTGAAGGGAACTctctcgctctgtgtgtgtgagtgtatgtgtttttgtgtatgtgtacgtgtgtaactgtgtgtaacagatggaaagacaaaaacacaatacaggAGCTCTTTGAAAAGTGGGTAAAACGGATCAAATAAGACAAGCTCCAAGAGCTGGCttctgttttgaatgtgtgaCGTCCACAGCACTCCATTGCTCAGCTTCCTACACCCCCTCATGCTTCTCCAGACTGGGGGTGTGCTGACTATACTACACAGCCCcacttcaataataaaaaaaaatataataattaatgtaattaattataTATGCATATTGAAATACATGACTGTGCTAGTCTAGCCAGGGtaaatgttttcacagaagtCGGAATTGTGTGAAAGTGAAGGATCATCTGCAAATACagtatctctttctctctgtctctctcagtctgtctctgacTCTTTACTCCATCTGTGCTCATGCGGTTTTTTTCCCTCAGATAATAAGCAGGACCACCAGATCAACCCTGTCAGTGATGCCgtgtctcttcccctctctctcctcggCACTCATAAAAAGAGAAGCCAGGGAACATCTTTAAatgcctctctgtctccctgctgctctttctcttccccttTCCTCTCTGATTATAGGATGGGTGAACATCTTCAAATCAGagtccttctctttcttctttccttctcttgaCAGAATGACAAAGCTAATCTCCTTATCTGTTCCTTTGACAGCCTTTAGGAGAACCCTTTCTCATCATTCCTCCTGCCCTCCTATCCCTATCCCTCCAACTCTCCTCTACTGTCAGTGGACATATGAGAAAAGAACAGTTGGCtaatacattttgtcattttaccGACAGTGTTACCGGATCCTACCTCCCTTACCTCCCTTTGTCTCTCCCCATCATcccatctctcttttttattaCAAGTGGAAGCATCTTACCTGCAGGCTTGCGGTGTTCTTTGGATTGAACTTgaacattgaaaaaaaatcctaaaaactTGAACTTTAAATAAGCGCTCATGGTTCATCGCCAGcttgtgtgtgttacagtgtgtgtgtgtgtgtgtgtgtgtgtgtgtatcaagtCTCACCAGCAGCGAGTAGTAGACTTTGAATCCTGGCTTTGCGACAAAGTAATCATCAGACTTGAAGGTGACTCTGAGTGTGCTGGTTTTGGAGTTGAGACTAGGCGGTGCTTTCTGTCCACACCAGCGACCCCAAATTATTGTGCTGGTCTCTGATTGGTCCTCCACTTCAACAAAGTCATACCTGGAgcgagagagatggagaggtaCGTGAATGTGTGGGAGGTaaagatgaaagataaaaatgatgaaaacaaaaggggaaagtaaaacaacagtttaCTCTGATGTGTCCATATTTATCATAACACTGTGCACACAGTTTTTCTGAGCAAATTAGGATTGTTACACCAATTTTAGATAAGTTTAATGTCCAAATTAAGGTAAGGGCTGTGAAATATGGTCCCACTTACAatctcactctcacttctgGTGACTACAATTTGGCTTTGGTTGgctcaaacaaacaacatcaaacatgtaacttagtgagctttagagccATGCTAGCtttttctgactgtttgtgtgctaaactaagctaaccagctgcttgCTCCAGTTTCATATAGAACAGACATCGATCTTCCCATCTTACTCTTGGCAGGAAGGCAATAACCATAAGCGTGCCCTTGCCTGAGTACGCTACGTTAAGTAGGATATTTTGCAGGACAACTTTCTGGGTAACTTAGATGACATCCAGCAATCAATGCCCCACTCAATTAGTGAGtccatcaaacaaacacacacaaatacacacaaacacacaaagtcaatATGACAGATTTGAAGAAACAGGCTAAGCTACTTCCTTCTACTTCCTGCCTATCCAGAAATCCGCTCCCCCTCTTTTCCCCTTGCTGCTCCCCACTGTCTTTTCAGCAAAGTATTCACAAAGATGGCTAATTTGCATATGGGGAttaaaaaatctattttctcCCCCAACCCTCAAGGACAAACTTCATACTTCCTCCCAAGAAAGTCAACTTTAACTATGCATCTCTCGCATCGTGATTCCACCCCTTGTATCTTTTTATACTCTTTTCTCTCGCATTGTTTCAATCACAGTTTATTGttggtgtgttcatgtgagtTAACAagtcattttcacacactgtaCTGTTTCTGTTGTACGTCATCTTAACTTGAGACTTTTACTACTACTTaaacttttcctctcttctttgtcGCTCTGAACTGTCCTCTCCATCATCCCTCTGCTCACACTCTGGTTATGTTAGCACTGTTACTTTCATCTGACATTTCTCCTTTTACACCTTTTACTGTTTCCACATTCTCTTTGTGCTCTGCCCATCTATCTCCTTTGCCCCCTCAGGTATTCTCTCCATCTGCTTTTACCCCCATCTCTAAATCTCATTGCTTTACCTGCACACTCCATTCTCAGCCTCCTCCAACCCAAAGTGTCCGTCAAACTCCAGGTGTATGCGGCTCCCAGGCGGTGACAGCagtttccatgacaacagcagATTGCGGGGGTAAGCGTTGGGGTAGCGTGGGCTATGGAGGACTCCACCCACTGGCGTTACTgtgatgttttcctctttgcGGTAAAAGTCTGTGGTGAGGCGATTGTCTGTTAGTGGTTACAACTAATCAGTTAGTTAGTCCAGTTGTAAAATGAACACAAGGCAAGCAGAGACATGATTtacatgcaaaaacaacaaacagacttGTATGAAttcacacagaagcacaaaaacatatgcaaatgcaaacaatatgttgtgacatttcagtttgatgATGAAATGACTTCTGTGAAGACAGGTACTATAAATCCAGCTCTTACAGTCCTTTCAGCCTAATAACAgagtattttgacatttttggaaatgtgcGGATTCCCTTTCTTGccaaaaattaaattaggtGATGATACCAATCTCATAAATGCACCTTCAATGTGAAcatacagccagcagctggttagcttagcttgaaGATTAGAAACAGCCAACCCAGCTGTCTGACGGTAAATAAAATCCACCTACAAAAtcacagtttgtcattttaacagtttttgtacagataaaaaaaaaagttaaagtgtATCAGTTAGTGAGCTTGTGGGTGCCAGAGTTGGCAGATTTAAAACACAGCCAGGCTAACTGTCTCCTCCcacttccagtctttatgctaagttaagTAACAGCTTCAAATTTACAGACATAAAtaagagtggtattgatctgtGCTGAACTACTGGAGCACAGCCTCGTGTGGTTCAGTATTTGTGTGAAAGGAAGAAATCAGAAGCACAGGACAACTGTGAAAAGAATGATACATCATGGCTCTATGGACATGTCTGTGCATATGTTGCCCACTGTGTTTCTGAGAATGTTTATGAATGTGTTTAAGAATTTGGCCTTGTTTCAAAGTGCAAGCTTGACCTTTTCACCCCCATTAGATTTCAATATTACTTTGGTGCAAGTGGAACATTTGGCCCGATGATGGTTCAGGAACAAAGGTCAAGGGGACCGCAAAAATATTCAGATGCATTCCCTGACGATCATAAATATAAACTGCAAATGGCAGGGGAGAACTGACCATAGACCATATGCTGGTCAAAGGGAAGTTCAAAAACCACCTATCAACAAATCACATCCTGTTTTATAACAGCTCTTGAGAACAACAGATGCACAAACTGGCATCACTACTCTCAGTCTGGGCTAAAAACTGTTGTAGTAAAAAATATACTCATCAACACAGGGAACAGagtgtgtatgtactgtacaaTGCAGCAATTAAACGTGTTGTGTTTTGCTTATGCATGCTTAGAAGATTGTGTAAGCATCAGTATCTGTCTTTTAAAGCAATGAGTGTACAGCAACAGAAGAAGTACTGCATCTACACTGTCTCTATGCCCTATGTACTTTACTAGCTCACTGCAAACGTGAAAATACAGTGTCTCTGATCTGTCATGGGCTTTTTTAGTGTCTGTATTGCTTTACTGACCACTATGAACTACAATGGTTCTAAAATTGTCTTTAAAGTATAATAATTGCTCAATAGAACATCATAATCACACCCACTGAATGTCAAAGCCTGATTAAT comes from Scatophagus argus isolate fScaArg1 chromosome 5, fScaArg1.pri, whole genome shotgun sequence and encodes:
- the pdgfd gene encoding platelet-derived growth factor D isoform X1, translated to MSTPVLFQMWMVLLLGTLSGVGRAQVSTARVMRGNIRRDDNRLTTDFYRKEENITVTPVGGVLHSPRYPNAYPRNLLLSWKLLSPPGSRIHLEFDGHFGLEEAENGVCRYDFVEVEDQSETSTIIWGRWCGQKAPPSLNSKTSTLRVTFKSDDYFVAKPGFKVYYSLLYDSSLPASNTNWEAVTMPMSDSGGQMPAEVTEVPFSLDDLDRTIAAFDTVEQLFRSLSPNTWRQDLDSIYTQTHIHYRSRAYHLASRHNKVDLNRLYDDVKRYSCTPRNYSVNLREELRATNAVFFPRCLLVKRCGGNCGCGTEDWNNGCSCQASKTTLKLHEVLKYAPEVSLYQRHRRPRVRWVIDEIFLTHHETCECVCSSQPPR
- the pdgfd gene encoding platelet-derived growth factor D isoform X2, whose product is MSTPVLFQMWMVLLLGTLSGVGRAQVSTARVMRGNIRRDDFYRKEENITVTPVGGVLHSPRYPNAYPRNLLLSWKLLSPPGSRIHLEFDGHFGLEEAENGVCRYDFVEVEDQSETSTIIWGRWCGQKAPPSLNSKTSTLRVTFKSDDYFVAKPGFKVYYSLLYDSSLPASNTNWEAVTMPMSDSGGQMPAEVTEVPFSLDDLDRTIAAFDTVEQLFRSLSPNTWRQDLDSIYTQTHIHYRSRAYHLASRHNKVDLNRLYDDVKRYSCTPRNYSVNLREELRATNAVFFPRCLLVKRCGGNCGCGTEDWNNGCSCQASKTTLKLHEVLKYAPEVSLYQRHRRPRVRWVIDEIFLTHHETCECVCSSQPPR